A single genomic interval of Flavobacterium sp. N2820 harbors:
- the guaB gene encoding IMP dehydrogenase produces the protein MKAHTTKIVGEGLTYDDVLLIPNYSEILPREVSIQSKFSRNITLNVPIVSAAMDTVTESSMAIAMAQEGGIGVLHKNMTIEQQAAKVKKVKRAESGMIIDPVTLPLTATVGDAKMAMKEFSIGGIPVVDENGILKGIVTNRDLRFEKINTRSILEVMTSENLVTAAQGTTLQEAEGILQENKIEKLPVVDNNNKLVGLITFRDITKLTQKPIANKDRFGRLRVAAALGVTADAVDRATALVTAGVDAVIIDTAHGHTKGVVDVLKAVKAKFPDLDVVVGNIATPEAALYLAQNGADAVKVGIGPGSICTTRVVAGVGFPQFSAVLEVAAALKGTGVPVIADGGIRYTGDIPKAIAAGADCVMLGSLLAGTKESPGETIIFEGRKFKSYRGMGSVEAMQEGSKDRYFQDVEDDVKKLVPEGIVGRVPYKGELNESMQQFIGGLRAGMGYCGAKDIPTLQENGRFIRITASGIGESHPHNVTITKEAPNYSR, from the coding sequence ATGAAAGCACACACAACTAAAATCGTTGGCGAAGGTCTTACTTACGACGATGTTTTGCTTATTCCAAATTATTCAGAAATTTTACCACGCGAAGTTAGTATTCAATCGAAGTTTTCGAGAAATATTACTTTGAATGTTCCTATCGTTTCCGCTGCAATGGATACGGTTACCGAAAGTTCTATGGCAATTGCTATGGCTCAAGAAGGTGGAATTGGCGTGTTGCACAAAAACATGACGATTGAGCAACAAGCGGCGAAAGTAAAGAAAGTAAAACGTGCGGAAAGCGGTATGATTATCGATCCAGTTACATTACCATTAACGGCAACTGTGGGTGATGCGAAGATGGCAATGAAAGAATTTAGTATTGGCGGAATTCCAGTAGTAGATGAAAACGGAATTTTAAAAGGAATAGTTACCAATAGAGATTTACGTTTCGAAAAAATAAATACTCGTTCTATTTTAGAAGTGATGACTTCCGAAAATTTAGTGACGGCAGCTCAAGGCACTACTTTGCAAGAGGCTGAAGGAATTCTTCAAGAAAATAAAATTGAAAAATTGCCTGTAGTTGATAACAACAATAAATTAGTAGGTTTAATTACCTTTAGAGATATTACCAAATTAACACAAAAACCAATTGCTAATAAAGATAGGTTTGGTCGTTTACGTGTGGCTGCCGCTTTAGGTGTAACAGCTGATGCAGTAGATAGAGCAACGGCTTTAGTGACTGCTGGTGTTGATGCTGTAATTATTGATACCGCTCACGGACATACAAAAGGTGTGGTAGATGTGTTAAAAGCTGTGAAAGCAAAATTTCCAGATTTAGATGTTGTAGTTGGAAACATAGCTACTCCAGAAGCAGCATTATATTTGGCTCAAAACGGAGCTGATGCGGTGAAAGTAGGAATTGGTCCAGGTTCTATTTGTACAACTAGAGTTGTTGCAGGTGTTGGCTTTCCACAATTTTCAGCAGTTTTAGAAGTTGCTGCGGCTTTAAAAGGAACAGGAGTTCCAGTTATTGCAGATGGTGGAATTCGTTATACAGGAGATATTCCAAAAGCGATTGCTGCGGGAGCTGATTGTGTGATGTTAGGTTCACTTTTAGCAGGAACAAAAGAATCGCCAGGCGAAACGATTATTTTTGAAGGAAGAAAATTCAAATCATACCGTGGAATGGGTTCTGTTGAAGCGATGCAAGAAGGTTCTAAAGACCGTTATTTCCAAGATGTAGAAGACGATGTTAAGAAATTAGTTCCAGAAGGAATTGTAGGTCGTGTACCTTATAAAGGAGAATTAAACGAAAGTATGCAACAATTCATCGGTGGCTTAAGAGCCGGAATGGGGTATTGTGGTGCAAAAGATATTCCAACCTTACAAGAAAACGGCCGTTTCATTAGAATTACAGCAAGTGGTATTGGCGAAAGTCACCCACACAATGTAACGAT